In one Mycobacteroides chelonae genomic region, the following are encoded:
- a CDS encoding secretion protein EspR, giving the protein MSTTFTARLNRLFDTVYPPGRGPHTSAEVIAALRSEGITMSAPYLSQLRSGNRTNPSSATMKALANFFRIKPAYFTDDEYYEKLDQELTWLANMRDEGVRRIAARTVGLSVEAQDRITQAVDEYRRKEGLDS; this is encoded by the coding sequence ATGAGCACCACGTTCACCGCACGTCTGAATCGGTTGTTCGACACCGTGTATCCGCCCGGACGCGGCCCCCACACCTCTGCCGAGGTGATCGCGGCCCTGCGTTCCGAGGGCATCACGATGTCCGCGCCGTACCTGTCGCAGCTGCGATCGGGTAACCGCACCAACCCTTCGTCGGCGACCATGAAGGCACTCGCGAACTTCTTCCGGATCAAGCCGGCGTACTTCACCGACGACGAGTACTACGAGAAGCTGGATCAGGAACTGACCTGGCTCGCCAACATGCGCGACGAGGGCGTCCGCCGGATTGCGGCCCGCACCGTGGGTCTGTCCGTCGAGGCGCAGGACCGCATCACGCAGGCCGTCGACGAATACCGTCGCAAAGAGGGTCTCGACAGCTAG
- a CDS encoding superoxide dismutase, producing MAEYTLPDLDYDYGALEPHISGQINELHHSKHHAAYVAGVNSAVAKLEEAREKGDHAAIFLNEKNLAFHLGGHVNHSIWWKNLSPNGGDKPTGDLAAAIDDQFGSFDKFQAQFTAAANGLQGSGWAVLGYDSLGQKLLTFQLYDQQANVPLGIIPLLQVDMWEHAFYLQYKNVKADYVKAFWNVVNWADVQDRYTAATTKTSGLIFG from the coding sequence GTGGCTGAGTACACACTGCCCGATTTGGACTACGACTACGGAGCGCTGGAGCCCCACATCTCGGGACAGATCAACGAGCTGCACCACAGTAAGCACCACGCGGCCTACGTCGCGGGTGTCAATTCCGCTGTCGCCAAGTTGGAAGAGGCTCGCGAGAAGGGCGACCACGCCGCGATCTTCCTCAACGAGAAGAACCTGGCCTTCCACCTCGGTGGCCACGTGAACCACTCCATCTGGTGGAAGAACCTGTCGCCCAACGGCGGCGATAAGCCCACCGGCGATCTGGCCGCCGCCATCGACGACCAGTTCGGCTCGTTCGACAAGTTCCAGGCACAGTTCACCGCCGCGGCCAACGGCCTGCAGGGCTCGGGCTGGGCCGTACTCGGTTACGACAGCCTGGGGCAGAAGCTGCTGACCTTCCAGCTGTACGACCAGCAGGCCAATGTCCCGCTGGGCATCATCCCGCTGCTTCAGGTCGACATGTGGGAGCACGCCTTCTACCTGCAGTACAAGAACGTCAAGGCGGACTACGTCAAGGCGTTCTGGAACGTGGTCAACTGGGCCGACGTGCAGGACCGCTACACCGCGGCAACTACGAAGACATCAGGTCTGATCTTCGGCTGA